The Leptospira montravelensis nucleotide sequence TCTGCCGAAGCCGAACGCATGGAGGGTGCAAACTCTAAACTTTCTCGAATTTGTAAAGATTCTACAAGACTATCAATCACTCGAATCCCCGACTGGGTCAGTCGAACAATCAAACTGTCTTTTTTCTCAGGTAAAATTAAATTTTGGCGAGTGTATTCTTTTAAAAATTCAGGCAACGGAAGTGGCGCTTTCGCCATCACTATTTCTGCCTTTGCAAGGTCCAAGGACTCAGAGAATGGGTGGTCCGACACTACTTCCTTACGTAAACTAGCAAAGAAGGCTTCCTCACAAGACAAAAAGGCTTCTTGTAAATTGGGATGATTTTGCAACTCACCCTCACTCGGAATTTCACCTCGGATAAAAATTTCTCTGGCAAGCTCCATCGTCTCTACGTTAAAACCCTGATTTTCCATGTCAAACTCCACTCTATTAAAGTATGACGAAGGAAATTAGCCCTCTCCCGCCAAAGAATGCATTTTTTTTTGCATTTTTTCGAGTACTCTGAGCAAGGTCACACTGACTCCACCTTCGGAAATCCCTAAGATTTTGGCAATCTCTCTATAAGGGGTCCGGACAAGAAAGTGTCCTTTTTGCTTTTTCTCGATTAATTTTTTCCTTTGTTCATATTTTTTGGCCAAAGCATGGTCCAGTCGCTCTTTGTAATATTGGGCTTCCACGGAATCTCCCTGGGCCTTCGATTTTTTTTGATCCTTCAAATCCAGAATATTCAAATACAGAGATGTAATTTTATCTTCCATTTTGAGGTTTTCTTCTTCGCGGCTGGAAAGCTCCTCTCTGAGCCTCAGAACATCAATTCGGATCTCCTCTTCCGTGCGGTTTGTTTTTTCGGCAATATAGTGAACCTCGTCTGGTTCCAAATGCAAATAATAAATAAAGGAAAGTTTAAAGGCGACGCGATTTTCTATTTTGATAGTGGATAGTACCGAATGGAACTGATCCGACACATCAATGGCCAAAGCCAATGCCTCAGACCTTTTGTCGGGTTCGTCCTCGATAGTACTGTATTCTTTCCCTTCTTTATTGACTTTGGAAATAGTTTGGGTTTTGACTTCCCTTTTGGTACGTTGCCAATCGATGAGAAGGTTTCTCAATACCGAAAAAAACCAGGTTTTAAAACTAGATTTGCCAACGAAACTTTTGAAACGTTTCCCCGTTTTTAACCTTTCAAATGCGTAAATATAATAATCGGAAGCATCATCTTCACTTAAATGAAAGACCCGAATCGGGAAATTATAAATGTCTTGGGAATATATATCAAAAAAAGTCCGGAGTGCCTTTTCATCGCCAGCACCACAAGCTTTTACGATCTCTAAAATTTCTTCATTGGTATAAGAAGTCTGTTTCATTATCTACTTTCCTAAAAAGGAACCTACCTGGAGACTTCTCTAAACATGAGAAGTATTGTTGTAGTATTGAGTCTCTTGGCAAGTTTTATTTTAGCAGAGGAACCGGTCTCCGATACAAAACCGGCGTTTGTTTGGCCCATCCAGGGTTTGGAACTACCAGGACTTATCACAAGTACCTTTGGTGAATCCAGAAAAGACCATTTTCACAACGGATTAGACATATCCTCCGTATTGCAACCAGTCAAAAGTATGAGCCAAGGATTTATACTATACTCCCGTTATGCGGAAGACGATCCTTTTGAAGACGAACGTGGGTCGGGTAATATTGTCTGGATTGCACATAAAAACGGTTATGTGAGCGGTTACTACCACTTAGGTGGCTCAAGAAACGAGAAAGTTAGGACAGGCAAACAAGTTTCTGCTGGTGATACGATTGGAATTTCCGGAAATACGGGCCATTCCACCGGGGGTCACCTTCACTTCGTATTGGGAAAGGATTATGGAAAAACACTACTCGATCCACTGACCTACCTTCCCCCCGTAGAAGACAATATGCCTCCCCAAATAGCCAATCTCTTCATCCATGTTGGCGAAAATTATACCAATTTAAATGATGGCGACAATATCAATGTTTCCAAAGCCTTCCCACTGACAGTCAGTATCATTGATGGGGGAATCAAAAATAGCCAAAGGAGAGGGATTAAGGAAGTAAAATTCCTTTTTAACGGAGAGGCTTACAAACAGGCAAATTTCGAATCTCTACGTTTTGAAGATGGGAAATGGAAAACAAAAGAAGGCCATAGTTTTGATGATCTATTTTTTAAAGACCGGTATTTGGTAGGAGTTTTGAATTTAAAGGCAGGAGAAAATGTCATTAAAGTTCAAACAAAAGACTTTAGCGGTCAAAATGCCGACAGAAGTTTCAGCATAAACATAACAAGGATTAGTGGAGGAAACTAATCCCCCACTAATAAAGAATCCAATCACTGCATTCACTTCTCTTCAGTGATTGGAATACAATTTAGTAATTTCGGATTTATATTTCTCTGTAATCACATGCCTTTTTAAAGATAATTTGGCGGTTAATTCATCACCCACTTCAAATGGTTTTGGCAATATCGCCACTCCAACCACTCTTTCAAAAGATTTAAATCCTGTTTGTGCATTCACTTTTGCTTTAATTTCTGATTCTATTTTTTGAATCACTTCTTTTTGTTTCCAAAATTCCCCAGATAATGGCTCTTCAAATCGAGAGGTATTTGGATAAACAAGTACACTCAAATATTTTTGGTCTTGCCCAACCACCATACATTGGTCAATCCATTCTGATTCTAAAATTTTTGATTCAATGGGAACCGGCTCTATGTTTTCACCACCT carries:
- a CDS encoding M23 family metallopeptidase, which gives rise to MRSIVVVLSLLASFILAEEPVSDTKPAFVWPIQGLELPGLITSTFGESRKDHFHNGLDISSVLQPVKSMSQGFILYSRYAEDDPFEDERGSGNIVWIAHKNGYVSGYYHLGGSRNEKVRTGKQVSAGDTIGISGNTGHSTGGHLHFVLGKDYGKTLLDPLTYLPPVEDNMPPQIANLFIHVGENYTNLNDGDNINVSKAFPLTVSIIDGGIKNSQRRGIKEVKFLFNGEAYKQANFESLRFEDGKWKTKEGHSFDDLFFKDRYLVGVLNLKAGENVIKVQTKDFSGQNADRSFSINITRISGGN
- a CDS encoding sigma-70 family RNA polymerase sigma factor; its protein translation is MKQTSYTNEEILEIVKACGAGDEKALRTFFDIYSQDIYNFPIRVFHLSEDDASDYYIYAFERLKTGKRFKSFVGKSSFKTWFFSVLRNLLIDWQRTKREVKTQTISKVNKEGKEYSTIEDEPDKRSEALALAIDVSDQFHSVLSTIKIENRVAFKLSFIYYLHLEPDEVHYIAEKTNRTEEEIRIDVLRLREELSSREEENLKMEDKITSLYLNILDLKDQKKSKAQGDSVEAQYYKERLDHALAKKYEQRKKLIEKKQKGHFLVRTPYREIAKILGISEGGVSVTLLRVLEKMQKKMHSLAGEG